In one window of uncultured Acetobacteroides sp. DNA:
- a CDS encoding DNA alkylation repair protein, translating to MNDTAPAYQRLMDELVNLQDPSTQKVVQYFFKTEQGQYGEGDKFLGIKVPVVRATIKPYLHEVAPIEVEHLLHSEYHEVRMAGLLVWVNQYKKLKDEAARREIVDLYLRNTRYVNNWDLVDLSCEFIVGEYLLDKPADWLFALAKSENLWEQRIAIVSTLTFIRKGRYGDTLALCEGFLDHQHDLIHKASGWCLREIGKRDEAVLREFLEAHAHAMPRTMLRYSIEKMNEQDRKYFMEARARSGR from the coding sequence ATGAACGATACGGCACCGGCATACCAGCGCCTAATGGACGAGCTGGTAAACCTTCAGGATCCATCGACCCAAAAGGTGGTTCAGTACTTCTTTAAAACCGAGCAGGGGCAGTATGGCGAGGGGGATAAGTTTTTGGGGATTAAGGTGCCGGTGGTGAGGGCTACCATTAAGCCGTACCTACACGAGGTAGCGCCTATAGAGGTTGAGCACCTGTTGCACTCGGAGTACCACGAGGTGCGGATGGCAGGGCTGCTGGTTTGGGTTAACCAGTACAAGAAGCTGAAGGATGAGGCTGCCCGTAGGGAGATCGTTGACCTCTACCTTAGGAATACGCGATACGTGAACAACTGGGACTTGGTGGACCTGAGCTGCGAGTTCATCGTTGGCGAGTACCTGCTGGATAAGCCCGCCGATTGGCTCTTCGCCCTGGCAAAGTCGGAGAACCTGTGGGAGCAGCGCATCGCCATTGTCTCGACGCTGACCTTTATCCGGAAGGGGCGCTACGGGGATACGCTGGCCCTGTGCGAGGGTTTCCTAGACCACCAGCACGACCTGATTCATAAGGCCTCGGGATGGTGCCTGCGCGAGATCGGAAAGCGCGACGAGGCTGTTCTTAGAGAGTTCCTCGAAGCGCATGCGCACGCTATGCCCCGCACCATGCTGCGCTACAGCATCGAAAAGATGAACGAGCAGGATAGGAAGTACTTCATGGAGGCTAGGGCAAGAAGCGGCAGGTAA